From one Bombyx mori chromosome 5, ASM3026992v2 genomic stretch:
- the LOC134198857 gene encoding uncharacterized protein LOC134198857, with translation MNKIAVYDTFTTMLLISKYFDVALYCIGFIVNTYVNIAYSNVNVLLYLKLQTIKTFIPHEHKLFLKAVRRLNNVVFYKWSMYGMFIVDATLPRRLIELIATYTVVFLQFAFK, from the exons ATGAACAAAATCGCAGTATACGACACATTCACAACAATGCTGTTGATCAGTAAATATTTTGATGTCGCACTTTACTGTATCGGCTTTATTGTCAACACTTACGTCAACATCGCCTATTCTAATGTGAATGTGCTTCTCTATCTCAAGTTGCAGACCATCAAAACATTCATACCGC ATGAGCACAAACTATTCCTGAAGGCTGTTCGGCGTCTGAACAACGTGGTATTTTACAAGTGGAGCATGTACGGTATGTTTATTGTTGATGCGACATTACCGCGGCGATTGATAGAACTCATTGCCACGTATACCGTCGTGTTCCTACAGTTCGCATTTAAATGA
- the LOC119628533 gene encoding uncharacterized protein LOC119628533 — MDEEGSKPDWNGIRRTYLKFSEAYNYFKDAFRILSAAFSVLIAVIVWLLRNIILQSLIGISCQSFYSATSNTQSICSILVRSVLSDDQKLFLKTVQRLNKANISKLDVYGLFIVDATLPLRLIQVIATYTIVLLQFAFQ; from the exons ATGGATGAGGAAGGATCGAAACCTGATTGGAATGGCATAAGGAGGACTTACCTTAAATTTTCGGAagcatataattattttaaggaCGCTTTTCGAATATTG AGTGCAGCATTTTCGGTGCTAATAGCCGTGATCGTCTGGTTGCTTCGGAATATTATACTCCAAAGCCTGATTGGGATTTCATGCCAGAGCTTCTATTCAGCAACTAGCAACACTCAATCCATTTGTTCAATTCTGGTCAGATCTGTTCTTTCTG ATGATCAGAAATTATTCTTGAAAACTGTTCAACGTCTCAACAAAGCAAACATCTCCAAGCTGGACGTGTACGGGCTTTTCATTGTCGACGCGACACTGCCGCTACGACTAATCCAAGTGATAGCTACATATACCATCGTACTACTGCAGTTcgcatttcaataa